From a single Corynebacterium kroppenstedtii DSM 44385 genomic region:
- the ppk2 gene encoding polyphosphate kinase 2 encodes MSDSPQTTNTQDSGSEESRQKPKKLDRKAYEKELKRLQAELVEMQQWVVSTGARLVIIMEGRDAAGKGSAIKRITQYLNPRTCRIEALPAPNSREQGQWYFQRYVEKLPTKGEIVIFDRSWYNRAGVERVMGFATSEEYRRFLHQAPIFERLLVEDGIMLRKYWFSVSDEEQLRRFESRRDDPLRRWKLSPMDMQSITRWEDYSKAKDEMFVHTDIPTAPWYTVESEDKKRSRINVINHLLSSIPYEHIEQDIPEMPERPARRDYERPPRSDFRYVPDVASNLEKDKVKAKKKAKKKGKKNKDKKK; translated from the coding sequence ATGAGCGATTCGCCGCAGACCACGAATACACAGGATTCTGGCTCAGAGGAATCTCGGCAGAAACCCAAGAAACTCGACCGGAAAGCCTACGAAAAAGAGCTCAAGCGTCTGCAAGCTGAACTCGTGGAAATGCAGCAGTGGGTGGTATCCACAGGTGCTCGCCTGGTCATCATCATGGAGGGCCGCGATGCCGCAGGTAAAGGCTCTGCCATCAAGCGGATCACCCAGTATCTAAACCCCCGGACGTGCCGCATTGAGGCCCTGCCGGCCCCGAACTCGCGTGAGCAGGGGCAGTGGTATTTCCAGCGCTATGTCGAAAAATTGCCGACGAAGGGCGAGATCGTCATCTTCGACCGCTCGTGGTACAACCGCGCTGGTGTCGAACGCGTGATGGGGTTCGCGACGTCGGAAGAGTACCGACGTTTCCTCCACCAGGCACCGATTTTCGAGCGCCTCCTCGTCGAAGATGGGATCATGCTGCGTAAGTATTGGTTCTCGGTGTCCGACGAAGAGCAGCTGCGCCGGTTCGAGTCGCGCCGGGATGACCCGCTGCGTCGGTGGAAACTATCGCCGATGGATATGCAGTCCATCACTCGCTGGGAGGACTATTCGAAGGCGAAGGACGAGATGTTCGTCCACACGGATATTCCCACCGCGCCGTGGTACACCGTCGAGAGCGAGGATAAAAAGCGGTCGCGTATTAACGTGATCAACCATCTCCTCTCCTCTATTCCGTATGAGCACATTGAGCAGGACATTCCTGAAATGCCCGAGCGTCCTGCCCGACGTGACTATGAGCGCCCGCCGCGCAGTGACTTCCGCTATGTGCCTGATGTGGCCTCGAACTTAGAGAAAGATAAGGTCAAGGCGAAAAAGAAGGCAAAGAAGAAGGGCAAGAAGAACAAGGATAAGAAGAAGTAA
- the pip gene encoding prolyl aminopeptidase, translating into MNSDDVQIATANKGLYPETTPFNEGTVERPVDPDSPASTQHIAYAEYGNPEGIPAVFIHGGPGGGTSAKEARFFNPDKYRIILIDQRGCGKSTPHLADPDTNIDAELSVNTTSELIGDIEAIRETLGIDKWVVFGGSWGSTLSLAYTQAHPERTLAIVLRGIFMLRRTELDWYYNGGAAYMFPDKWERFLSVIPDDKKPEPLNPAGMTHLPDVNLIDVYHELLRSDDHDTAVAAARSWSVWEGSTSYLHDQPTDTHEDEWFALAFARIENHYFVNHGFLEGGQLLRDVDKIREIPAVIAQGRYDVVCPPITAWQLHQAWPEATFVWSPTSGHASYEEETTSTLVSATDRFAETFAS; encoded by the coding sequence ATGAACTCAGACGACGTCCAGATTGCGACAGCAAATAAGGGCCTCTACCCAGAGACGACCCCATTCAATGAAGGAACCGTCGAACGACCCGTTGACCCTGACTCCCCAGCGAGCACCCAGCACATCGCCTATGCCGAGTACGGAAATCCGGAGGGCATTCCCGCCGTCTTTATTCACGGTGGCCCGGGCGGCGGAACCTCAGCCAAGGAGGCTCGTTTCTTCAACCCCGATAAGTACCGGATTATCCTCATTGACCAGCGCGGATGTGGGAAATCAACCCCACACCTGGCCGACCCCGACACCAACATCGACGCAGAACTCTCGGTGAATACCACCTCCGAATTGATCGGCGATATCGAAGCGATCCGAGAAACCTTAGGCATCGACAAGTGGGTCGTGTTCGGCGGATCATGGGGTTCCACCTTGTCGCTCGCCTACACCCAGGCCCACCCGGAACGAACCCTGGCGATCGTCCTTCGAGGCATTTTTATGCTGCGACGGACCGAACTCGATTGGTACTACAACGGCGGCGCAGCCTACATGTTCCCCGACAAGTGGGAGCGCTTCCTCTCTGTCATTCCCGACGATAAAAAACCGGAACCGCTCAACCCGGCTGGAATGACACACCTTCCCGACGTCAACCTCATCGACGTCTACCACGAACTGCTGCGGTCGGACGATCACGACACAGCTGTCGCGGCCGCCCGGTCGTGGAGTGTGTGGGAAGGATCGACGTCCTACCTGCACGATCAGCCCACAGATACGCATGAAGATGAATGGTTCGCTCTAGCCTTCGCGCGCATCGAGAACCACTATTTCGTCAACCACGGGTTCCTTGAGGGAGGGCAGCTGTTGCGCGACGTCGACAAGATCCGCGAAATTCCCGCTGTGATTGCTCAAGGGCGTTACGACGTTGTGTGCCCGCCTATTACAGCGTGGCAGCTGCATCAAGCCTGGCCGGAAGCCACGTTCGTGTGGTCACCGACGTCCGGACATGCGTCGTATGAGGAGGAAACAACGTCGACATTGGTGTCGGCAACAGACCGGTTCGCCGAAACGTTCGCGTCGTAA
- a CDS encoding TetR/AcrR family transcriptional regulator: MTGLRESKKAATRQAIGDATLTVITHRGIEGLTVAAVAEEAGVSVRTFHNYFSSVNEALQYQCSNLLDSFASIIENAPAEWDTISCFEHAAEELIRTIFDKGWAATNPEAIGLYLLRSDNSEFADQCKANIETMHDAIAARESTRRGTTVSPRSLHVCLLYELSIAAINAVITSFGLRRGKSLAGQGIAKEEFLKTMNESFATIRDRFIDAPVA, encoded by the coding sequence ATGACTGGCCTTCGCGAATCGAAGAAAGCGGCCACGAGACAAGCAATCGGGGACGCGACGCTCACGGTAATTACCCATCGGGGCATCGAGGGGTTAACCGTGGCGGCGGTTGCTGAGGAGGCCGGAGTGTCCGTGCGGACATTCCACAACTACTTCTCCTCAGTCAATGAAGCCCTGCAGTACCAGTGCTCAAACCTGCTTGATTCGTTTGCGTCGATTATTGAAAATGCGCCCGCCGAGTGGGACACGATCTCGTGCTTCGAGCACGCGGCCGAAGAGCTCATTCGCACCATCTTCGATAAGGGATGGGCGGCGACGAACCCGGAAGCCATCGGACTCTATCTTCTGAGATCCGACAATTCCGAGTTCGCGGACCAGTGCAAAGCGAACATTGAGACCATGCATGATGCCATTGCTGCTCGTGAGTCGACCCGGCGCGGCACCACCGTCTCTCCTCGTTCCCTGCACGTGTGCTTGCTCTACGAGCTCTCCATTGCCGCAATCAACGCTGTGATTACCAGCTTCGGTTTACGACGCGGTAAATCTCTGGCTGGTCAGGGCATTGCCAAGGAGGAGTTTCTGAAAACAATGAACGAATCCTTCGCAACAATCCGCGATCGGTTTATCGACGCACCCGTCGCGTAA
- a CDS encoding L-serine ammonia-lyase, with translation MTVSTFELFRIGVGPSSSHTVGPMRAGLEFARSLREHLTTTSADDIPSTADSGLADDEYVELVGGAVTQDPESITVILYGSLAATGAGHGTLGACLLGLDGADPATVDPDFMGPRLEEIRRTRTINLAGDESLQVQCGFEDIVLRPTVVRTIHTNAVTFSAIVRGQRYKQTFYSIGGGFIRTKEEVPDQDALTGPWLFTSSKELVAKAEQLGGSVAEVQRKCEQSRRSDPQINADLDAIAEAMSDCAKRGVSQEGILPGGLGVRRRAQKWYSDLIIDDPHQTAEFSTDWVNLVALAVNEENAAGGRVVTAPTNGAAGIIPAVGFYALTFTPAGRKDPQGTARRFLLAAAAVGSLYKERASISGAEVGCQGEVGSAASMAAAGLAEVLGGTPQQVENAAEIAMEHSLGLTCDPISGLVQVPCIERNAISAGKAINAARMSLRGDGTHRVSLDEVITTMKETGADMSDRYKETAGGGLALHVAVNVPEC, from the coding sequence ATGACTGTGAGCACATTTGAACTATTTCGCATTGGTGTGGGGCCATCGAGCTCGCACACTGTGGGACCAATGCGTGCTGGGCTCGAATTTGCACGCAGCTTACGTGAGCACTTAACCACGACATCGGCCGACGACATCCCGTCCACGGCCGATTCGGGTCTTGCCGACGATGAATACGTCGAGCTGGTCGGTGGTGCTGTCACTCAGGATCCAGAGAGCATCACCGTTATTCTCTACGGCTCGCTCGCCGCGACGGGGGCTGGGCACGGAACCCTAGGCGCCTGCCTTTTGGGCCTCGACGGTGCAGATCCGGCAACCGTCGACCCTGATTTCATGGGGCCACGTTTGGAGGAAATTCGGCGCACGCGGACGATCAATCTTGCGGGGGATGAGTCTCTGCAGGTCCAGTGTGGTTTTGAAGATATCGTTCTCCGCCCAACGGTCGTGCGGACCATTCACACGAATGCCGTCACATTTTCCGCCATTGTGCGTGGCCAGCGCTATAAACAAACGTTTTATTCCATTGGTGGGGGCTTTATCCGAACAAAGGAAGAGGTCCCTGATCAAGACGCCTTGACTGGCCCCTGGTTATTCACCTCGAGCAAGGAACTCGTGGCGAAAGCCGAGCAGCTGGGGGGTTCCGTCGCGGAAGTTCAGCGCAAGTGTGAGCAGTCGAGACGAAGCGATCCGCAGATCAACGCTGATCTCGACGCCATCGCGGAGGCCATGTCTGACTGCGCGAAACGTGGGGTGAGCCAGGAGGGCATTTTGCCTGGTGGCCTGGGGGTGCGGCGTCGTGCTCAGAAGTGGTACAGCGACCTTATTATTGATGATCCTCATCAAACAGCTGAGTTTTCCACCGACTGGGTGAACTTGGTTGCTCTCGCGGTCAATGAAGAAAACGCTGCTGGAGGGCGTGTTGTGACAGCGCCGACGAATGGGGCAGCGGGGATCATTCCGGCGGTTGGTTTTTATGCTCTGACCTTCACCCCGGCCGGCCGCAAGGACCCGCAGGGCACTGCGCGTCGATTTCTTTTGGCTGCCGCGGCAGTGGGCTCCTTATATAAGGAGAGGGCCTCCATTTCCGGGGCCGAAGTGGGATGCCAAGGTGAAGTGGGCTCAGCAGCGTCGATGGCCGCCGCGGGGTTGGCCGAGGTCTTGGGCGGAACGCCCCAGCAAGTCGAAAATGCCGCGGAAATCGCGATGGAACATTCCCTAGGCCTCACCTGTGATCCGATTAGCGGGTTAGTCCAGGTCCCGTGCATCGAGCGCAACGCCATTTCTGCTGGTAAAGCCATCAATGCCGCGCGTATGTCCTTGCGCGGCGACGGTACCCACCGCGTGAGCCTGGATGAAGTCATCACCACGATGAAGGAAACCGGCGCGGATATGTCGGATCGCTATAAGGAGACCGCGGGCGGCGGGCTTGCGTTGCACGTCGCCGTCAATGTGCCTGAATGTTAG
- a CDS encoding enoyl-CoA hydratase/isomerase family protein yields the protein MADAQKSDQQHSSDNQHTAAGAGDTASVTSPTDDVHLSVHGSVGHIVLDRPKALNSLNTDMCAAIENALTAWSTDPAVDVVVITSSTPKAYCAGGDVRRVRELQLEGTEEGRAAADGFFTNEYRMNALLAEFPKPFVAVMNGIVMGGGLGISLHGSHRVITERTWASMPEMAIGFSTDVGVSYAMQHLRQPYGDPDGTTSNGLALFMGLTGYRFTQADMLWSGMATHIISSHEVENFVDAIDEHGLDSALDTYARPAAEAGPSYLARHIEEINDIFSEGDWFDIEAKLDKGGYDKELIAVIDNLLSSANPSSLVATTLLFRANEKAEDLRQGLKNEYEVGKVLRYQENFAEGVRAVLVDKDNRASFDPHVTAEVNPEPFEEALVTAQSE from the coding sequence ATGGCAGACGCACAGAAAAGTGACCAGCAACATAGTAGTGACAATCAGCACACCGCAGCCGGTGCAGGGGATACCGCGTCGGTGACGTCACCGACGGATGATGTTCACCTCTCTGTCCACGGTTCTGTGGGCCATATCGTTCTTGACCGGCCCAAGGCACTGAACTCGCTGAACACCGACATGTGCGCGGCGATAGAAAATGCATTGACCGCGTGGTCGACTGATCCGGCGGTCGATGTTGTCGTCATTACATCGTCGACGCCGAAAGCGTACTGTGCCGGCGGCGACGTCAGGCGCGTCCGCGAACTTCAGCTTGAAGGCACGGAAGAAGGGCGTGCTGCTGCTGATGGGTTCTTCACGAACGAATATCGTATGAACGCTCTGTTGGCAGAGTTTCCGAAGCCATTCGTGGCCGTGATGAACGGCATTGTCATGGGTGGTGGCCTGGGGATTTCCTTGCATGGCTCCCACCGGGTGATTACGGAACGCACGTGGGCCTCGATGCCAGAAATGGCTATTGGTTTCTCGACGGACGTGGGAGTGTCCTACGCCATGCAGCACCTTCGCCAGCCTTATGGGGATCCCGACGGGACGACGTCGAATGGTCTAGCGCTGTTTATGGGTTTGACGGGTTACCGCTTTACGCAGGCCGACATGTTGTGGTCGGGGATGGCCACGCACATTATTTCCTCGCACGAGGTGGAGAACTTCGTGGACGCGATTGATGAGCACGGACTCGATTCTGCTTTAGACACCTATGCGCGTCCGGCCGCCGAGGCAGGACCCTCGTATTTAGCTCGCCATATTGAGGAGATTAACGACATCTTCAGTGAAGGCGATTGGTTCGATATTGAGGCGAAGCTTGACAAGGGTGGCTATGACAAGGAGCTCATCGCTGTTATTGATAACCTGTTGAGCTCGGCGAATCCATCCTCGCTGGTGGCAACGACGTTATTATTCCGCGCGAATGAGAAAGCGGAAGATCTGCGGCAAGGCCTGAAGAATGAGTACGAGGTAGGAAAGGTCCTGCGCTACCAGGAGAATTTTGCTGAAGGCGTCCGAGCGGTCCTGGTGGATAAAGACAATCGGGCGAGCTTTGACCCGCACGTCACCGCCGAGGTCAACCCCGAACCGTTTGAAGAGGCCTTGGTTACCGCTCAGTCCGAATAA
- a CDS encoding MMPL family transporter has translation MARFLYRVGTAAYKHKWRFIAVWLLILIGMGAASAALSTTTSSTFSIPGIESEKAQNTMKERFPGAEDQTTAPTGKLVFQAENGKKLTDIDEQQAVNDTLTKLKDAGILKSSDSMVDPATAAAGITQQITAVGQQQQLPEEQIAKNIESVSPLSSDQKTGTVDITFDADTVSDIPSSDIDKFKDIVDDSRSSNLDIQYEGQAFTMEEPSSGTSELIGIAVALVVLIITFGSLIAAGMPIITALVGVLIGNLGVMALTGLVDSVNDSTPMLASMLGLAVGIDYALFITSRYKNELSNSTSNRVHAAGRAVGTAGSSVVFAGLTVIVALCALSVVRIPFLTTMALTAAATVAIAVLVALTLLPAVLGLFGKAFFKGNVPFIEAPDPEREKPTMGLRWVRIIRKQPWAFLGVGVIALVLVALPMTRMNLALPTDATSDPNESPRQAYEMVDDAFGPGRNAPLVAVIDAKDVPQDQRQVAFAKAVQEFNTIDGVKNAMLSQVNDSGDTAQVLIVPTTGTVDDKTKDTMQKVRDKEDSYTEETGAHYGITGVTAIETDISDRLNNVLVPYIAIVLVLAFFILMLVFRSIPVPLIAALGFGLTVCATFGLTVGFFQEGWLGIISDPQPIISFLPIILIGIVFGLAMDYEVFLVSRMREGWHHGKTAGNATANGFKHGARVVTAAALIMISVFAAFMLQDMQVIKTMGFALAVAVFIDAFLVRMTLIPATMFILGEKAWWLPKWMAKITPRVDVEGEGIKDITPDDDGGQGSEDGAQSGSHESDRSASDDATSNPNISDPVVPEPSSRRSGGGRSTGSSKVDAD, from the coding sequence ATGGCGCGGTTTCTTTACCGTGTAGGCACTGCTGCCTACAAGCACAAATGGCGATTCATCGCCGTGTGGCTGCTCATCCTCATCGGGATGGGCGCGGCATCAGCTGCTCTATCAACTACAACAAGCTCCACTTTCTCGATCCCCGGTATTGAGAGCGAAAAAGCTCAAAACACCATGAAGGAGCGCTTCCCTGGAGCGGAAGACCAAACCACTGCCCCCACCGGCAAACTTGTCTTCCAGGCCGAAAATGGGAAGAAGCTCACTGATATCGACGAACAACAAGCGGTCAACGACACTCTGACCAAGCTCAAAGACGCCGGCATCCTGAAGTCTTCCGATTCGATGGTGGATCCTGCTACAGCTGCCGCTGGGATCACTCAGCAGATCACGGCCGTCGGCCAGCAACAGCAGTTGCCGGAAGAGCAGATTGCCAAGAATATCGAGTCGGTCTCGCCGCTATCAAGCGATCAGAAGACCGGCACGGTGGACATCACCTTCGATGCCGATACTGTCTCCGACATTCCGTCGTCGGATATAGATAAGTTCAAAGATATTGTCGACGATTCACGCTCATCGAACTTGGACATCCAGTATGAAGGACAGGCCTTCACGATGGAGGAGCCGAGTTCTGGCACGTCAGAGCTGATCGGTATTGCTGTCGCCCTTGTCGTTTTGATTATTACCTTCGGTAGCTTGATTGCTGCCGGTATGCCGATCATCACGGCGCTGGTTGGTGTGCTCATCGGCAACTTGGGCGTGATGGCACTGACCGGTTTGGTCGATAGCGTGAATGACTCCACACCGATGCTCGCTTCCATGCTGGGTCTCGCGGTGGGCATTGACTACGCGCTCTTCATTACGTCGCGGTACAAGAACGAGCTATCCAACTCGACCTCGAACCGGGTTCACGCTGCTGGACGCGCTGTGGGTACCGCCGGTTCATCCGTGGTGTTCGCGGGCCTTACCGTCATCGTGGCGCTGTGTGCGCTCTCTGTTGTGAGGATTCCATTCTTGACAACGATGGCGCTGACCGCTGCTGCCACGGTGGCCATCGCGGTGCTGGTGGCATTGACGCTACTGCCCGCCGTCTTGGGTCTCTTTGGCAAGGCGTTCTTCAAGGGCAATGTGCCGTTCATCGAGGCACCCGATCCGGAACGTGAAAAGCCAACCATGGGCCTGCGATGGGTTCGCATCATCCGCAAGCAGCCGTGGGCGTTCCTGGGTGTTGGAGTCATCGCCCTTGTGTTGGTGGCACTGCCCATGACGCGCATGAACCTTGCCCTGCCTACGGACGCCACCTCTGATCCGAATGAGTCGCCCCGGCAGGCTTATGAGATGGTCGACGACGCCTTCGGTCCCGGCCGTAACGCACCTCTCGTTGCTGTCATCGACGCCAAGGATGTGCCGCAGGATCAGCGCCAGGTTGCCTTTGCCAAGGCTGTTCAGGAGTTCAACACCATTGACGGTGTGAAGAACGCCATGCTCAGCCAGGTGAATGACTCCGGCGATACTGCCCAGGTGTTGATTGTCCCCACCACAGGCACGGTGGACGACAAGACCAAGGACACCATGCAGAAAGTCCGCGATAAGGAAGATTCCTACACTGAGGAAACCGGCGCTCACTATGGCATCACAGGTGTCACAGCTATTGAGACGGACATCTCCGATCGTCTGAACAATGTGCTGGTTCCCTACATCGCCATCGTCCTGGTCCTGGCCTTCTTCATCCTGATGCTGGTGTTCCGTTCGATCCCTGTCCCGCTCATCGCGGCTCTCGGGTTCGGGCTGACCGTCTGCGCAACCTTCGGCTTGACCGTCGGATTCTTCCAAGAGGGCTGGTTGGGCATCATTTCCGACCCGCAACCCATCATTTCGTTCCTGCCGATCATCCTGATCGGTATCGTCTTCGGTCTGGCCATGGACTACGAAGTGTTCTTGGTCTCCCGTATGCGCGAGGGATGGCATCACGGAAAGACAGCCGGCAATGCAACGGCCAACGGGTTCAAACACGGTGCCCGCGTCGTAACCGCCGCAGCATTGATCATGATCTCCGTGTTCGCAGCGTTCATGCTGCAGGACATGCAGGTCATTAAGACCATGGGCTTCGCGCTGGCCGTCGCGGTCTTCATCGATGCCTTCCTGGTTCGCATGACGCTGATTCCGGCGACCATGTTCATCCTTGGCGAAAAGGCCTGGTGGCTGCCTAAGTGGATGGCGAAGATTACGCCGCGGGTCGACGTCGAAGGCGAGGGAATTAAGGATATTACTCCCGACGACGACGGAGGTCAGGGTTCCGAAGATGGAGCGCAGAGCGGATCTCACGAGAGCGATCGGTCCGCTTCCGACGACGCCACCAGCAACCCGAATATCTCTGACCCGGTCGTTCCGGAACCGAGTAGCCGTCGCTCCGGTGGAGGACGCTCAACAGGCAGTTCGAAAGTAGATGCTGACTAA
- a CDS encoding nicotinamide mononucleotide transporter family protein has translation MNPFSHLLDATVVIAGYPILWREIIGNLFGLASAVGGMKRVVWAWPVGIVGNILLFTVFLGGVFDTPQNLDLYGQAGRQVMFLIVSAYGWYQWRAARLRGIRECQDTDPSRSIVSEPTEAAVEPHWATARQRLTMVGVAVVGTIVCAWLFSALGSWGPWSDAWIFVGSMLATYGMAKGWTEFWLIWIGVDLVGIPLLLAAGYYPSAVLYIVYAGFVIWGFVVWARLQQNTSLEQVDRQTHSITV, from the coding sequence GTGAATCCTTTTTCTCATCTTCTCGACGCCACAGTCGTCATCGCCGGCTATCCCATTCTGTGGCGTGAAATCATCGGCAACCTCTTTGGGCTCGCTTCTGCAGTCGGGGGCATGAAACGAGTGGTGTGGGCATGGCCGGTGGGTATCGTCGGCAATATTCTGCTTTTCACCGTGTTCTTGGGCGGGGTGTTTGATACCCCGCAAAATCTTGACCTCTATGGCCAGGCTGGGCGTCAGGTGATGTTCCTCATCGTCAGCGCTTATGGCTGGTACCAGTGGCGGGCTGCCCGGCTGCGAGGAATCCGGGAATGCCAGGACACCGACCCCTCGCGATCAATCGTCTCGGAACCGACCGAAGCGGCTGTGGAGCCTCACTGGGCAACGGCACGGCAACGGCTCACCATGGTTGGTGTCGCAGTCGTCGGAACTATTGTCTGCGCCTGGTTATTCAGCGCCCTGGGATCCTGGGGGCCGTGGTCCGATGCCTGGATTTTCGTCGGTTCCATGCTGGCCACCTACGGGATGGCGAAAGGATGGACGGAATTCTGGCTCATTTGGATCGGTGTGGACCTCGTCGGAATTCCGCTCCTTCTAGCAGCTGGTTACTACCCTTCTGCCGTGTTGTACATCGTGTACGCGGGTTTCGTGATCTGGGGATTCGTTGTGTGGGCACGGTTGCAACAGAACACGAGCCTCGAGCAAGTGGACCGCCAGACACACTCAATCACCGTGTAG
- a CDS encoding alpha/beta hydrolase, with product MATANQGQRLSRDVSKPGQQLTFDFGKDFDRDVEFYRRADDAPVFLSTAVDSYSDRDAPIRRRLMLAWLWLRPDPVGVVLGTVAFLMAMTPSLLPRTWLFQGVVCGVSAVTAYAVGVVIHWIWDLWLDDLIAPRVEDLSLRLPRWRWGSDRRLETAMRRLEAEARKPTFMGGSLRFRWRFALDAALFIAVPIATIIMSLFAVRWQNQIARTMGAEAYTPAKFLLVIPVGLGLWAAVVGVVRLLINLVEWLADHGPQRWGDATRTIAAWLVVVVILVFVGDKIVPGTTMSVAERVFSVRNNKIRSDLVQPTVPERSGSPQSEASWDGLGAFGTRFTGLGLHKDELEELTGQPAKEPIRVYGGLKNEPDDQARANLVVRELERTHAANREVLFVIPTTGTGWVNPTAAQAIELMFNGNTAIAADQYSFLPSGLQFVADRQRVKEAGKVLINTVVDWWNTLPKDHRPRIYVYGESLGTSAGEGAFSGLRDIVNSVNGVLWVGPQNSNNLWSQFVARRDLGTPEVEPTYSDGLTVRFANGPKKIWSWEESHEPATREDSPLWPGPRVLYLQHPSDPVVWWSPKLLFHRPDWLKEPPKGDRSPAMTWVPILTFWQVTLDLPVAANVPNGHGHNYGFQLLDGLAAVAGNGKFTKDDMPRLKKQLATAMEGQGPEKEVGVDQKKMNGN from the coding sequence ATGGCGACGGCGAACCAGGGGCAACGCTTGTCACGGGATGTGTCGAAGCCAGGCCAGCAGCTCACCTTCGACTTCGGAAAAGACTTCGACCGTGACGTAGAGTTCTATCGCCGTGCCGATGACGCCCCCGTTTTCCTCAGCACCGCGGTGGACTCTTATTCGGACCGCGACGCCCCGATCCGGCGTCGGCTCATGTTGGCCTGGTTGTGGCTCCGCCCTGACCCCGTCGGTGTAGTCCTGGGCACGGTCGCGTTCTTAATGGCCATGACTCCGTCCCTCCTGCCCCGCACGTGGCTTTTCCAAGGTGTGGTCTGTGGTGTGTCGGCCGTGACGGCGTACGCGGTCGGCGTGGTCATCCACTGGATTTGGGACCTGTGGCTCGACGACCTCATCGCACCCCGGGTGGAGGATTTGTCTTTGCGTCTGCCCCGATGGCGGTGGGGGTCGGACCGTCGGCTCGAAACCGCGATGCGTCGTTTAGAGGCCGAAGCACGAAAACCCACGTTCATGGGCGGATCCTTACGTTTCCGGTGGCGGTTCGCTCTCGACGCGGCGCTGTTTATCGCCGTCCCGATTGCGACGATCATCATGTCCTTGTTTGCGGTCCGGTGGCAGAACCAGATCGCCCGGACGATGGGGGCGGAAGCCTACACGCCGGCGAAGTTCTTGTTGGTCATCCCGGTCGGCCTGGGGTTGTGGGCAGCCGTCGTGGGGGTTGTCCGCCTGCTCATCAACCTCGTCGAGTGGTTGGCCGATCACGGCCCGCAGCGATGGGGAGATGCCACGAGGACTATCGCCGCGTGGCTCGTCGTTGTCGTCATCCTGGTTTTTGTGGGCGACAAGATCGTGCCGGGAACGACGATGTCGGTAGCGGAACGGGTGTTCTCAGTGCGGAATAACAAGATCCGTTCTGACCTGGTCCAGCCGACGGTCCCCGAGCGTTCGGGCAGCCCACAGTCTGAGGCGTCATGGGACGGGCTTGGTGCGTTTGGCACGCGGTTCACGGGTTTGGGTTTGCACAAGGATGAGCTGGAAGAACTCACCGGCCAGCCCGCGAAGGAGCCGATCCGTGTCTACGGCGGGCTCAAGAATGAGCCCGATGATCAAGCCCGCGCGAATCTTGTCGTCCGTGAGTTGGAGCGAACTCATGCCGCCAACCGCGAAGTTCTTTTTGTTATCCCGACGACGGGGACCGGGTGGGTGAACCCGACCGCTGCCCAGGCCATCGAGTTGATGTTTAACGGCAATACCGCGATTGCTGCGGATCAGTATTCGTTCCTCCCCAGTGGTTTGCAGTTCGTTGCGGACAGGCAGCGAGTGAAAGAAGCCGGCAAGGTTCTCATTAACACCGTGGTCGATTGGTGGAATACGCTGCCGAAAGATCACCGCCCGCGCATCTATGTGTACGGCGAGTCCCTGGGAACCTCCGCCGGTGAGGGTGCTTTTTCCGGCTTGCGCGATATTGTGAACTCGGTCAACGGTGTTCTGTGGGTGGGGCCGCAAAATAGCAATAATTTGTGGAGCCAGTTTGTGGCCCGACGCGACCTGGGTACTCCGGAGGTGGAGCCCACCTATTCCGATGGGTTGACCGTGCGTTTTGCCAACGGTCCGAAGAAGATTTGGTCCTGGGAGGAGTCGCACGAACCGGCGACCCGCGAAGATAGCCCGCTATGGCCGGGCCCACGCGTGCTGTATCTGCAGCACCCGTCGGATCCGGTGGTGTGGTGGTCGCCGAAACTCCTCTTCCATCGGCCGGATTGGTTGAAAGAACCGCCCAAAGGGGATCGTTCGCCCGCGATGACATGGGTGCCGATTCTCACGTTCTGGCAGGTCACGCTGGATCTCCCCGTGGCAGCGAACGTCCCCAACGGGCACGGCCACAACTACGGGTTCCAGCTCCTCGACGGCTTGGCCGCCGTTGCCGGGAACGGGAAATTCACTAAAGACGACATGCCACGTCTGAAAAAGCAATTGGCGACGGCCATGGAAGGGCAAGGCCCTGAAAAAGAAGTCGGCGTCGACCAAAAGAAGATGAACGGCAACTAG
- a CDS encoding putative quinol monooxygenase produces the protein MILINVRYRPKTEFVESFREKMDEFTQACRQEPGCLFFEWYRNTDDPNEYILIEAYKDAEAGKVHAESEHFAKGIEEMNKVLQSRPKIINTTMEDRSGWDDMSEVTIDDE, from the coding sequence ATGATTCTTATTAACGTGAGGTACCGCCCGAAGACAGAATTCGTCGAGTCATTCCGCGAGAAAATGGATGAATTCACCCAGGCATGCCGCCAGGAGCCAGGATGCCTGTTCTTCGAGTGGTACCGGAACACCGATGACCCCAACGAATACATCCTGATCGAGGCCTACAAGGATGCGGAGGCCGGCAAGGTTCACGCCGAGTCTGAGCACTTTGCCAAGGGCATTGAGGAGATGAACAAAGTTCTGCAGTCCAGGCCGAAGATTATCAACACGACCATGGAAGATCGCTCCGGCTGGGACGATATGTCCGAGGTCACCATTGATGATGAGTGA